In Helianthus annuus cultivar XRQ/B chromosome 9, HanXRQr2.0-SUNRISE, whole genome shotgun sequence, the following are encoded in one genomic region:
- the LOC110875609 gene encoding uncharacterized protein LOC110875609, which yields MPLELGHSDVFGPVKQASVKGLRYMVTFIDDFSRFTWVYFLKEKSEILEEFKLFKVEAERLTGNHVKCLRSDNGGEYLASTFDKNVVFDENSSWWSENKETLPDTELIKERLEANMVKLTFDDDESAIEVDAETSQDPSPSQERQSPWQTGMSNQRNGTDSGSTTPGPQRSTRVSKPNPRYAANVAITEVEEIEPESYEEACDQIKWNLAMQEEIEAMNRNETWSLVPKPEEARPIT from the exons ATGCCACTCGAATTGGGTCACTCAGACGTGTTCGGTCCAGTGAAACAAGCATCAGTCAAAGGGTTAAGATACATGGTTACATTTATTGACGATTTCTCTAGATTTACTTGGGTTTATTTTCTAAAGGAAAAATCTGAAATATTAGAAGAATTCAAGTTATTTAAAGTAGAGGCTGAACGATTAACTGGAAATCATGTTAAGTGTTTAAGGTCCGATAATGGAGGGGAGTATTTAGCATCTACTTTTGACAA GAATGTGGTCTTTGATGAGAATTCGTCATGGTGGTCAGAGAACAAAGAAACACTACCAGACACAGAATTAATAAAAGAAAGGCTCGAAGCAAATATGGTGAAGTTaacatttgatgatgatgaatccgCCATTGAAGTTGATGCCGAAACAAGCCAAGATCCAAGTCCGAGTCAAGAACGTCAAAGTCCATGGCAAACTGGTATGTCTAACCAGCGTAATGGCACGGATTCAGGTTCTACAACGCCTGGTCCGCAAAGATCCACTCGGGTATCAAAACCAAACCCAAGGTATGCGGCAAATGTAGCAATCACAGAAGTGGAAGAAATAGAACCTGAAAGCTATGAAGAAGCCTGTGATCAAATAAAATGGAAccttgcgatgcaagaagagattgaagcaatgaaccggaatgaaaCTTGGTCTTTAGTACCCAAGCCTGAAGAAGCAAGGCCGATAACATGA